The following proteins are encoded in a genomic region of Mycolicibacterium rutilum:
- a CDS encoding DUF3566 domain-containing protein has protein sequence MGSPNEPGYPRAGEGPDGANGPNNGPGANGSAGNHQSLGPRPGGDSGDVPPWQRGPAARAAQPGPRPAEPRRAPRGDDDHSPGVDARLNRFVGGGGATPTEEVPVRERQDAPRSEAYASELPDLSGPMPRPQQQQPPRKPAERSGGEPARPAAGSRVQVGTRHKGPVRASMQIRRVDPWSTLKVSLLLSVALFFVWMIAVAFLYLVLGGMGVWSKLNSNVGDLLTSAGGGAGGELVSSGTIFGGAALIGLVNIVLLTAMATIGAFIYNLSTDLVGGVEVTLADRD, from the coding sequence GTGGGTTCACCGAACGAGCCGGGATACCCGCGTGCCGGCGAGGGTCCCGACGGCGCCAACGGCCCGAACAACGGGCCGGGGGCGAACGGTTCGGCCGGTAACCACCAGTCGCTGGGCCCGCGGCCCGGCGGCGACTCCGGGGACGTGCCGCCCTGGCAGCGTGGCCCGGCGGCGCGTGCGGCGCAGCCCGGGCCGCGGCCCGCAGAACCGAGGCGCGCGCCCCGCGGCGATGACGACCACTCCCCCGGCGTGGACGCCAGGCTGAACCGGTTCGTCGGCGGCGGCGGCGCGACCCCGACCGAGGAGGTGCCGGTGCGGGAGCGCCAGGACGCGCCGCGTTCGGAGGCTTATGCCAGCGAGTTGCCCGATCTGTCCGGGCCGATGCCGCGCCCGCAGCAACAGCAGCCGCCGCGTAAGCCGGCCGAGCGGTCCGGCGGTGAGCCCGCAAGGCCGGCGGCCGGTTCCCGCGTGCAGGTCGGCACCCGGCACAAGGGGCCGGTCCGGGCCAGCATGCAGATCCGCCGGGTCGACCCGTGGAGCACGCTGAAGGTGTCGCTGCTGTTGTCGGTCGCGTTGTTCTTCGTGTGGATGATCGCGGTCGCGTTCCTGTACCTCGTGCTCGGTGGCATGGGCGTGTGGAGCAAGCTCAACAGCAACGTCGGCGACCTGCTGACCAGTGCCGGTGGTGGCGCCGGCGGCGAGTTGGTCTCCAGCGGAACGATTTTCGGCGGCGCCGCGCTGATCGGATTGGTCAACATCGTGCTGCTGACGGCGATGGCGACGATCGGGGCGTTCATCTACAACCTGTCCACCGACCTGGTCGGCGGTGTGGAGGTCACGCTGGCCGACCGGGACTAG